The stretch of DNA CTGCGCCGTGGGCGGGGCCATTGAACAGATGGCGGGCGTGCAGAAACTGGCACCGCGCTGGATCGGGCGTCTTGGCCTGGAATGGGCGTGGCGGCTTATGCTCCATCCGCAGCGGGTGGCCTACCGGGTTTTCGGAGAGCCGTGGGTACTGCTCGGGCTGCTGCTCCGGCGCCGCCTTAGGCAGAAGGGCTAAGACACGGCGCAAGGGAAGACAGCCAAAGAGAACCGTCGGCGGGAACGGCTAGAACTTCTGGTCCTTGAGGGGGCCGAATCCCTTGCCGCGGAGACCTTTCGAAAACGCGCCGAACCAGTCCGCCAGGCCGCGGAAGTCGCCGCGGCGCAGGAAGTACCCCAGATAGCCGCCGACATCCGCGATGAAGGACTTGACCCGGAAATGGCGGCGGATCATGTAACCGCGGTTCCGGTAGTAGAAGTAGCGCTTGAACGCGCTGTCCGGCACGATCACGTGCCACCTGGCGCCATAAACATGCTTGGTCTCGGAAAAGGCGTGCGGATGGGTGATGGCGGCCGTCGTCACTGTGCCGAAACGGATGCCGGCCTTCCGCAGGCGGAGGGTGAAGTCAACCTCGTCACCGCGGATGAAGAGACGCATGTCGGGCAGGCCGACCTTAAAGAAGACGTCGGAGCGGATCAGGGCGCCATTAAAGAAGTGCCCGTCGTCCGGCAGGAATTCCAGCTTCTCCACAGCGGCGCGGTCGTGGGTGACCTTCCCGTCGAGGCGGAAGAAGAAGGACAGCTGCTCCGGGTGGCCGGGGGCCACCACGAGGGGGACGACGGCGTCGAGGCCGCGGGCCTGCGCCTCGCGCAGCAGGGTGGCGAGGCATTCCGGGTCGCCGGGTTCGGCGTCGTCGTCCATCATCCAGATCCAGTCCGCCCCGCTGGCCACCGCCTTGAGGATCGCCAGGGAAAAACCGCCCGCACCGCCAAGGTTCGCCTCGGACCGGACATAGTCCACGTTTCCGTGCTGGTCCGCAACGTCTTTGGCGGGCACCGTGCCGCTGTCGACAAGGCAGATGGAGCGGACCGGCGCGGTCTGGTTGTTGATGGCGTCCAGCAGGACGGCCAGCTCCCGGGGACGGTCAAACGTCACGGCAGCAACTGCAACCGACAGGGTCATCGCGGGGGTCCTTTCAGCACGGCCGTCAGTGATTTTCCCGCCGGCGATGGGCCGTGTGACGCGAAGACAGGTGGCCGTTGGCATTAGTATCTTGACTAGAGTCCACTGTAATACAGCCCTGTCAGGCACTACGCACTGCCTGCCCTGCGCACGGCGACGGAGAAGTTTCATTTATCGAAAGTCAGTTCCACGGCAATTTAGTCCACCCCGCTCCCACAGCCCGCAACGGACCCCCTGGCCGCGGAATGTGGCGCCGGGGCCTGCTTGCGCCGGGGTCTCCGGGCGGGGGGTTTCCCGGTGATTATGTACCTGCTCATGATGCTGACAGCGGCAATCGTGAGCTATGCGGCGACGTGGGGTGCGCGGCTGGTCGGCAACAGGCTGGAACTGTTTTCCCCGATCCGCAGCCGTGACATGCACACCACGCCGGTCTCCCGGCTCGGCGGGCTGGGGATCTTTGCCGGCGTGCTGGTGGCGCTGGCCGTTGCGAGCCAATCCTTCTTCGTCAAGGACATCTTCCGGAACAACGCCGCGCCCTGGGGAGTCCTTGCCGGGGCGGTACTGATCGTTGTGGTTGGCCTCGCCGACGACCTGCTGGACCTGCGCTGGTGGGTAAAGCTCATCGGCCAGAGCGCCGCTGCCTTCGTGGTGGCGCTCTGGGGTGTGCGCGTGACGATTGTTCCCTTCGTCCCGGAACCGTTCATTATTCACGACGAGGCCACGAGCATTGTCCTGACGACCGGACTCATTGTCACCACCATGAACGCCTTCAACTTCATCGACGGGCTGGACGGCCTGGCCGCGGGCGTCGCGATCATCGGGGGAGCGGCGTTCTTCCTGACGGCCTACTGGGTGCACCGGACCGCCGTCCTGCTGGACCGCTCGGACCTGGCAACACTCCTGACGGCAGCGGTGGTGGGCAGCTGCCTCGGCTTCCTGCCGCACAACTGGTTTCCCTCGAAGATCTTCATGGGCGATTCCGGTGCGATGCTGATCGGGCTGCTCATGGCTTCGGCCGGCATCGTGTCCACGGGGCAGATCACGTCCGGGCTCTACGACCGGCTCAACGGTATCCCCACGATCATCCCGATCCTGCTGCCTTTCGCGGTGCTCTTCCTGCCGTTGCTGGACCTGTCCCTGGCCGTCGTGCGCCGCACCGCACTGGGCCGTTCGCCGTGGTCCGCCGACCGGGGACACCTGCACCACAAGCTGTTGGATATCGGGTACTCGCACCGGGGCGCCGTGGTGCTGATGTACCTGTGGACCTGCGTGCTGGCCTTCGGCGGCCTGGCCTTCGTGGTGTACCCGTGGCAAACCGTCCTGCCTTTGGACCTGGCCGCCACCGTCGTCATGGCCGTCGTGACAGCATGGCCCTACTTCCGCCGGCGGACTCCCGGACGGCCGGCGGGGACCCCGGAGTGAGCGTGTGTTCCACCGGGGCGGCGCTGATGACGCCCTTTTCCGAATAATTTCTATCTATTGTAGAATTCAGGGGCGGCCGATCGCCGCGCCATTCCAAGCAGCCCCACCCCCGACGATTGGGATCCCATGACCTCCAACGCCGATCCCGGACCTTCGTCCGGCACCGGACCCGTTGGTGTTTCGGGCCCCACAAAGTCTTTGTGGCTGAGGTTGCTCGGCATGAGTTCGGCGGCCGCCGGGGGCGCATTGCTGCTCGCCGGCGTGGCCGCACTCCTCTTCAACGGGGCGGCCGGCATCCTGTCCTGCATTTTCGGGGGAGCCCTGGTGATGGTCTTTTTCGCCATCAGTTTGTTGGTCGGCCATCTGGTCGGCCGGAACAACCCCTCCGGAGCAATCGGGCTGTTTGTTGCTATGTATTTCGTCAAAGTTGTCGGTTTTGCCGTTGTTCTTTTTATTCTCGGGGCCCCGGACTGGCTGCACGCCCGCTGGTTCCTGCTCGGTGCCGTCGTGACCGTGGTGTTCTGGCAGGCCGCCGAGATCTATGGCTTCAGCCGGGCCCGTCTCCAGATCTACAACGACCCCGAAACCAGGGAAGGCGGCACCGATGTCTAGCCGCAAAGCCGGACGCAAAACCACTCCCAGGACCCCCAAAACCACCGGCGGTGCGCCCGGTGTATCCGAGGACGGGAACGACGGCGGATACAACGCCGGGATCGCCGTCTTCAGCTACATTGTTGGCGGAATCATCGTCTGGAGTTTGATAGGGTGGGGTCTGGATAATCTGTGGGGAACCCGCTGGATTGTGCTCGCAGGCGCTCTGCTTGGAGCTGCGGGAGGGTTCTATCTTTCTCATATGCACGGCCTCACCAGTTCCAGAACACCAACTGGCGAGGGCAATGCTGCACGTGGCCCGTCCGAGGACGAGGAACAGTAATGCCAAACAATTTCACAGGGGGAAAGGTCGGCAGAAATGTCGCCGTTCTCCGACCAACGCCCAATGATGGACACTGCAGAGAGGAAACGCGTTGATCGCGCTTGCGCTCCCGGCCCAAGATTCAGGAGATTTCACTCCTCCTGGAATTGAACAATTGCACCTGCCGGCAATCCTGCCGTGGGGTGCAGCCGACGGATTCTCCAAGCAGATGCTGCTGGTAATCCTGTCGGTCATTATAATCGCTACATTCTTTCTGCTGGCTGCGCGGAAGCAGCAGCTGGTTCCCGGCAAGCTGCAGTTTGCAGGCGAGGCCGCCTACGGCTTCGTCCGTAACGGCATTGCCAAGGACATCATCGGCGGCAAAGACTTCATGAAGTACGTCCCGCTGCTGTTCAGCCTCTTCTTCTTCATCCTGGTGAACAACATCTACGGCGCCATCCCCGTGATCCAGCTCCCGAGCTTCTCCCACGTCGGCGGCGCCTATGTCCTCGCAGCGATCGTGTATGTCACCTGGATCGCGATCGGCATCAAGAAGAACGGTCTCCGCTACTTCAAGCTGGCCACCGTGCCGAGCGGCGTCCCGATCTACATCCTGCCGATCGTCATTCCGATCGAGATCATCTCCAACTTCCTGGTCCGTCCCGTGACGCACAGCCTCCGTCTGTTTGCCACGATGCTGGCCGGCCACCTCATCGTCATGATCGCGGGATCCGGAATCGAATTCCTCGTCATGCAGGAAAACGTGCTCCTGAAGGGCGCCTCCGTACTCGTGCTTGCAGGCTCCGTAGCCATGTACATGCTCGAAGCGCTGATCATGGCGCTGCAGGCCTACGTCTTCACCTTGCTGACTGCCATCTACATCGAAGGCGCTCTGCACGCGGACAGCCACTAGGCACCCACAAATCTTCCCCTCGCGGGGATGAAGCAAACCAAACAACCTGCCACATGGGTGGCATCTTGAAAGGAAAAAAATGGAAGGCTCCATCAACGGCTCCCTCAACCTCATCGGCTACGGCCTCTCCGCCATCGGCGGTGGTATCGGTGTTGGTCTCGTATTCGCTGCCTACATCAACGGTGTGGCACGCCAGCCGGAAGCGCAGCGCGTCCTGCAGCCGATCGCATTCCTCGGCCTTGCGCTGACTGAAGCCCTCGCCATCCTCGGCCTGGTCTTCGCGTTTGTTCTCAAGTAAACCTTCAGAACTTAGCGAACATCCAGAACCAAGTAGATAAGGACGGGTGAATCATGCATCAAACGATCATTTCAGCCGCTGGCGCCGAAGCGGCCAACCCGCTCGTTCCCAACGTCTGGGAAATGGGCGTCGTCCTCGTCGGCTTTGCTGTCCTCTTCTTCATCGTGGTCAAGTTTGTTGTCCCGATGTTCGAGAAGACGTTTGCAGAGCGTGCCGAGGCCATTGAAGGTGGCATTGCCAAGGCTGAAAAGGCCCAGGCAGAGGCTTCCGCAGCTCTCGAAGAGTACAAGCAGCAGTTGACCGACGCCCGCGCCGAGGCCAACCGCATCCGCGAGGAAGCCCGTGCCGAAGGCGCCCAGATCCTTGCGGACCTGAAGGAGAAGGCAGCCGCCGAGTCTGCCCGCATCACGGCCCAGGCACACGCGGCGATCCAGTCCGAGCGTCAGGCGGCCGTTGTGTCCCTGCGCGCAGAGGTTGGCACGCTTGCCACCACCCTGGCCGGCCGCATCGTTGGCGAGGCGCTCAGCGATGACGCCCGTTCAGCCCGTGTGGTGGACCGTTTCCTGGCAGATCTGGAGAACCAGAACGCAGGTGCAGCTAAGTAATGGCAGGTGTATCGAGCGGATCGCTGACCGCGGCGCTGGTGGCGCTGGAAGCCAAGCTTCCCAACGCTTCGCTGCAGTTGGCTAAAGAACTCTTCGGAATCCTGGCAACTGTGGACAGCTCGGCCGGCTTGCGCCGCGCCCTGACTGACCCGTCGCGCAGCAATGACGACAAGTCCGCGCTGGTCAGGCAGCTCTTCGGCGGAAAAGTCTCCGCTGATGCTGTGGAAATCGCGAGCGGACTGGCCGGTTCACGCTGGGCAGCGGCCCGGGATATCGGCGATGCACTCGAGACGCTTGCCGCTTCGGTGGTCATCGCCGTTGCTGAGAACAAGTCGGCAGTCTCTGCCTCAGGAATCACCGGGCTGGAAGCGCTGGAGAACGATCTGTTCTCCTTCAACCAGGCCGTCGACTCCAGCCACGAGGTACAGCGTGCCCTGTCCGAGCCGCAGGCGAGCGGGGCTGCCAAGATTGCCCTTGCCGAAAAGCTCGTTCCGCAGGCAAGCGAGGAAGCGAAAGTCCTTATCGGACAGGCAGTATCGCAGCCCCGCGGCCTGAAGGTGACCAAGCTCGTCGACCGGTTCGCCGAGCTTGCAGCCAAGCGCCAGCAGCGCTGGATCGCAACGGTCGGCGTCACCCGTCCACTGACGGAGACGCAGACCAGCCGTCTGCAGGCAGGGCTGAACACCCTTTACGGGCGCGAGCTCAAGATCAACATGATTGTTGACCCGGCACTGGTCGGTGGCATCCGCATCCAGGTTGGTGACGAAGTGGTTGACGCTTCCGTCCTGGCCCGGTTGGGCGATCTTCACCGTCAGCTCGCTTAGCCAGCCGGACAAGCACAACCCAACGACAAGAAACCCCGGTCATCGTGAGCAACGATGATCACGAAAACAGGAGAGCAGGGACTGCAGATGGCCGAATTGACCATCAACGCCGACGACGTCCGTATTGCGTTGAACGAGTTCGCGGCGTCCTACGAACCCGGAAACGCGGAGCGCGTAGAGGTCGGCCGTGTAACAACCGCAGGTGACGGCATCGCCCGTGTTGAGGGCCTTCCCTCGGTCATGGCGAACGAGCTGCTTCGCTTCGAAGACGGCACGCTGGGCCTGGCCCAGAACCTCGACGTCCGCGAAATCGGTGTCATCGTCCTCGGTGACTTCACCGGAATCGAAGAAGGCCAGGAAGTCCACCGCACCGGACAGGTTCTGTCCGTGCCGGTTGGCGACGCCTTCCTCGGCCGTGTTGTCGACCCGCTGGGCGAGCCCATTGACGACCTCGGCGAGATCAAGGCCGAGACCACCCGGGCCCTGGAACTCCAGGCGCCCGGCGTGACCCAGCGCAAGTCGGTTCACGAACCGATGCAGACCGGTCTCAAGGCCATCGACGCCATGATCCCGATCGGCCGCGGCCAGCGTCAGCTGATCATCGGTGACCGCCAGACCGGCAAGTCGGCAATCGCCATCGACACGATCATCAACCAGAAGGCCAACTGGGCCTCAGGCGATGTCAAAAAGCAGGTTCGCTGCATCTATGTGGCCATCGGCCAGAAGGCATCCACGATCGCTGCCGTCCGCCAGACCCTCGAGGACAACGGCGCACTGGAGTACACGACCATCGTGGCTTCCCCTGCGTCTGACCCCGCAGGCTTCAAGTACCTGGCACCGTACGCCGGCTCGGCCATCGGCCAGCACTGGATGTACGGCGGCAAGCACGTCCTCATCGTCTTCGATGACCTGTCCAAGCAGGCCGAGGCCTACCGTGCAGTGTCGCTGCTGCTCCGCCGTCCGCCGGGACGCGAAGCCTACCCGGGCGACGTTTTCTACTTGCACTCCCGCCTGCTGGAGCGTTGTGCCAAGCTCTCCGACGAGCTCGGTGCAGGTTCGATGACCGGCCTGCCGCTCATCGAGACCAAGGCAAACGACGTATCCGCCTACATCCCGACCAACGTGATCTCGATCACCGATGGCCAGATCTTCCTGCAGTCGGACCTCTTCAACGCCAACCAGCGTCCCGCCGTTGACGTGGGTGTCTCCGTCTCCCGCGTTGGTGGCGCCGCCCAGGTCAAGTCCATGAAGAAGGTCTCCGGTACCTTGAAGCTGGAACTGGCCCAGTACCGCGACATGCAGGCCTTCGCAATGTTCGCGTCGGACCTCGACGCCGCTTCGCGCCAGCAGCTGACCCGTGGTGCCCGCCTGATGGAACTGCTCAAGCAGGGCCAGTACTCGCCGTTCCCGGTCGAGAACCAGGTCGTCTCCATCTGGGCAGGCACCAACGGCCACCTCGACGACGTTCCGGTTGAGGACATCAACCGCTTCGAAACCGAGTTCCTGGAGCACCTCAAGCACAAGTCCTCCATTCTGACGACGCTGGCCCAGACCAACGTCATGGACGACGACACCGCAGAAGCACTGAAGACCTCGATCGTGGCCTTCAAGAAGGGCTTCTTCGGCGAGGGAGACAGCTACCTGGTCGGTGCGGGGCACGAGGAGCACGCCCCCATCGGCGAGGATCAGGTCGACCAGGAAAAAATCGTCAAGCAGAAGCGCTAGTTCCGCTGGCAGGGACTGCCGGGACCCCACCAGGTTCCGGCAGTCCCGGCCCCCGGGATCTTAGGAAAGGATAAGTATGGGAGCCCAGATCCGGGTCTACCGCCAGAAGATCAGCTCGACGACCTCGATGCGCAAGATCTTCAAGGCGATGGAACTGATCGCTACCTCGCGCATCGGCAAGGCCCGAGCACGCGTAGCAGCTTCACTGCCTTACGCAAACGCGATCACGCGCGCCGTTTCTGCTGTTGCAAGCCAGAGCGAAATCGACCACCCGCTGGTCACCGAACCGGAGCAGATCCGCCGTGCCGCCGTCCTGGTAATCACCTCGGACCGTGGCCTCGCAGGTTCCTACTCGGCGAGTGTGCTCAAGCAAGCGGAAGGTCTCAACGAGCTGCTGCTTGAGGAAGGCAAGGAAGTCAAGATGTACCTGGTCGGCCGCAAGGCCCAGGCATACTTCGACTTCCGGAACCGCCCTTACGGGCGTGTCTGGACCGGCGGCACGGACGCACCGGAGTTTGCCACCGCGCAGGAAATCAGCGAGGCATTGCTGGCAGACTTCGCGACGGCCTATGAAGAGGGCGGCGTCGACGAGATCCATGTCGTCTACACCCGCTTCAAGTCGATGGTTGTCCAGGAGCCGACGGTTGTCCGTCTCCTCCCGCTTGAGGTTGTCGAAGAGCAGGCCGCGTCCGAATCGGATCTCCTGCCGCTCTACGAATTCGAGCCGGAAACGGAGCAGGTTCTTGATGCTCTGCTGCCGCGCTACATCGAGTCCCGTATCTTCGCCGCAATGTTGCAGGCAGCCGCTTCGGAGCTCGCTGCACGCCAGCGCGCGATGAAGTCCGCCGGCGACAACGCCACGGACCTCATCAAGAAATTCACGCGTCTGCGCAACACTGCCCGCCAGGCTGAGATTACGCAGGAGCTTTCCGAAATCGTTGCCGGCGCTGACGCCTTGAACGCGTCCTAGCCGGTCCGGGTCCGGATCCAGCTGTACCTGCACCAAAGAATAAACTTAACCCCCACGCCATCTACTGAGTGAAGTGAGAGAGATGACTGCCACTGCTACCGAACACGTAGCCGCGACGACCGGTGCTACCGGCCGTATTGCACGTGTTATTGGCCCGGTTGTCGACGTCGAATTCCCGGCTGACGCAATCCCCTCGATTTACCACGCACTCACCACCGAGATTACTCTCAACGGTGAGACCAAGACCATCACGTTTGAAGTTGCCCTGCACCTCGGCGACAACGTCATTCGCGCCATCTCCCTGCAGGCAACCGATGGACTCGTCCGCGGCAGCGCCGTCGTCGACACGGGAGCCCCCATCTCCGTACCGGTCGGTGACGTCGTCAAGGGACACATCTTCAACGTCCTCGGACAGCCGCTGGACGTGCCCGAGTCCGAACTGCAGATCACGGAACGCTGGCCGATCCACCGCAAGGCTCCCGCCTTTGCGACCCTCGAGGGTTCCACCGAGATGATGGAAACCGGCATCAAGGTCATCGACCTTCTCACCCCGTACATCAAGGGTGGCAAGATCGGCCTGTTCGGCGGTGCCGGCGTCGGCAAGACCGTGCTGATCCAGGAAATGATCACCCGTGTTGCCCGCAACTTCGGTGGCACCTCGGTGTTCGCCGGTGTCGGCGAGCGTACCCGCGAAGGCAATGACCTCTGGGTTGAAATGGAAGAGGCAGGCGTCCTCAAGGACACGGCCCTTGTTTTCGGCCAGATGGATGAGCCGCCGGGAACGCGCCTGCGCGTGGCGCTGTCCGCACTGACCATGGCGGAGTACTTCCGCGATGTCCAGAACCAGGACGTGCTGCTCTTCATCGACAACATCTTCCGCTTCACCCAGGCAGGCTCCGAGGTTTCCACCCTCCTCGGCCGCATGCCGTCGGCCGTGGGCTACCAGCCCAACCTGGCAGACGAGATGGGCCTCCTCCAGGAGCGCATCACGTCCACCAAGGGCCACTCCATCACCTCGATGCAGGCCATCTACGTCCCCGCAGATGACTACACCGACCCGGCTCCGGCCACGACCTTCGCACACCTCGACGCGACCACGGAACTTTCCCGTGAAATCGCTTCCCGTGGCCTGTACCCGGCCGTTGACCCGCTGACGTCGACCTCGCGCATCCTGGATCCGCAGTACATCGGCAACGACCACTACAACACGGCCGTCCGGGTGAAGCAGATCCTCCAGAAGAACAAGGAACTTCAGGACATCATCGCCATCCTCGGCGTTGACGAACTCTCTGAAGAAGACAAGATCGTCGTGTCGCGTGCACGCCGCATCCAGCAGTTCCTCTCGCAGAACACCTACACCGCCAAGCAGTTCACCGGCGTTGAAGGCTCCACCGTTTCCATCAAGGACACGGTCGAGGGCTTCACGGCGATCTGCGACGGCGAGCTCGACCACATCGCAGAGCAGGCGTTCTTCAACGTCGGCGGCCTGGATGACGTCGAGCGCCAGTGGGCCAAGATCCAGGAACAGACCAAGTAATATGGCTGAGCTTGAGGTTGAGATTGTCGCAGCGGACCACTTTGTGTGGTCCGGAGCGGCCAAGATGGTCAAGGCCCGCACCAGCGATGGTGAAATCGGAATCCTGCCCGGCCACTCGCCCCTGCTGGCGATTCTGGCCGAAGGTGAACTGGCCATCGAGCCGGTGTCCGGTGACCGCATCGCAGTAGTTGTCGACGGCGGGTTCTTCTCCGTCGACAACAACCGCGTTGTCATTGTTGCTGACAACGCCCAAATGGGTGACGCGGCTACTGCTGGGATCCGCTAGCACGACCTTGATGAACGATACCGGTTTGCCGTTCATCGTCCTGGCGACGCTCTTTGCGTTGCTGGTCATTACACTGTGCCTTTCGGGGGTGCGCCGCTTCAACCTGCGGCGCGCCCTGGGCACGGTGGACGCCTCCATTTGCACGGCTGGAAACAGCTGGCAGATGGGGGTTTGTCGTTATCAGGACAATGCCCTGGAGTGGTTCCGCCTGGCCTCCGTGAGCCTGCGTCCGAAGCACACCTTCCGGCGCAGCTCCCTGGAACTGCTGGGCCGCCGCAAGCCCACCGAGTCCGAGCTGCTTAAGGTGCAGCCTGACTCCGTGATCGTGGAACTCCGGTACGAAGGGCAGGAAGTCCTGCTCGCCATGAGGTTCGACGCCTACACCGGGCTGTCCTCCTGGCTTGAGGCCGGACCGGTCATCGGCGTCGGCACCTGGCGTTAGCCCCGGTGGATTTCATCGAGGACATCAGGCTGGTTGACGGGCCGGTGCTGTGGATTGCCTGGTTTGCCGGCGCAGCAGGCATGGCCTATCTGCTCTGGCGGAGCGGGCGGCGCCACTCCGTCAGTGCGTCCGCCGTCGTGCTCGCTGCTGCACTGATGCTCTCGGCCGCCCTCGTGGCGGGGATTCACCTGCTGCTGATCTACGTGCTCTCCGTCTTCCCCGAAGAACTTCCCTGGGAGACCCTCGTCTGGTCTGTTCCGGCCGTCTCGGGCCTGCTGCTGTGGCTTCTGCGCCTGCACGGTATCTGGGGACGGAAACCCTTCCTTGCGAGCATCCCGCACGCTCCCCGGCCCGTCGTGCACCGCCTGCGCTCGACCGCCGCCGCCACCGGCGCCCTGCTGGGCGTTGTCGCGCTCTCCGCGGTCCAGATCAACGTCTATTTCGGGCTGAACCAGACCGTCAGCGACCTGACCGGCACAGCCGTGGCGCGGATCCAGCCGCTCGAAGCCGGCCTGGAGCGGCCCGCCGGAGCCCCGACCGCCGTCGGCCTCGCCGGATGGAACGCACCGGGAGAACTTCCGGAAGGTGCCGTACGCAGGGCCGAGATCCCCGGCACCAGTTCCGGGTTCCACAGCCGCGAGGCGTACCTCTACCTTCCGCCCGCCTACCAGAGCTCCCCGCGCCCGGCCCTGCCCGTCCTGGTGCTGTTCTCCGGCCAGCCGGGCGGCCCTGCCGACTGGCTCTCCGGGGGCGCACTCCGGGGCCGCCTGGACCGCTTCGCCTCGGCACACAACGGCGTTGCGCCGGTGGTGGTGGTGGTCGACCCGAACGGCTCGGCCACCGGCAACACCCTGTGCATGGACAGCCGGATAGCTCAGGCGGACACCTTCCTTGCCCGTGACGTGCCGGCATGGATCAACAGGACCCTCGACGTCGACCCGGATCCCCGGCAGTGGGCCGTGGGGGGCTTCTCCTACGGCGCCACCTGCGCCGTGCAGATGGTGACCCGGCACCCGGAGGTATACAACGCCGCGCTGGCCTTCTCCAGCGAGAAGGAACCTGCCCTCGCCAAGGAACGCGACAAGACCATCCAGGCATCCTTCGGAGGGGACACCGCGGCCTTCGAACGGCAGACGCCGCTGCAGCTCATGAAGGAGCACAGCTTCGCGGGCAGCGCCATCTACTTCGGCGCCGGCGAGCGGGACCCCGAGTTCATCGGCTACATGGACCTGCTGTCGGCGGCGGCGCGGAACTCCGGGTTTGCGGTGGAAACCCGCCGGATTCCCAATGCCGGGCACTCCTGGGAGACGGCGTCCAAGGGCCTGCCCGGTGGCCTGGACTTCCTCGCCGGGCGCTGGGGCATCCAGCCATGAGTCCGAAGACCGGGTCCGGCGGTCAACCCGGGAAGTACAGGGCGTCGCTCCTGGCCATAGGGCGGCAGGGTGTGCGCCGGACGCTGCAGCACTTCCGTGCCGTGCCGTTCACGCTGGCCGTCCTGGCAGTGTTCGTGGCAACGGGTGCAGCCACCGGCAGTTTCCTGGACGGGCCGCCGGAGTCGCTGCTGGACGTGGCTTCAGTCAGTGCTCCGGGCCTGAAGGCGGGCCACTGGTGGTCCCTGTTCACCTCGCTGTTCTTCGCGACCAACCCGCTGGCCTACCTTGCGGCGGCGCTGATGATGCTCACGCTGCTGGGCCTCGCCGAGCGGCAGTTGGGCACGGTGCGCACGGCGGTGTTCTACTTTGCCGGTCAGTTTGGGGCCGTGACACTGTTCCTGCTGCTGACCCAGCTGGCCCGCTATGCCGGGGACGGCTGGCTCGGACTGATGGTCGATGCGACCCTGATCGGCCCCTACGCCGCGATCATGGCCGTCACGCTGGCTGCCAGCGGGCTCCTGCCGATGCTCTGGCAACGGCGGCTGCGGACCGCGGTGTTGTCCGCGGCGCTGCTGCTGGTGCTCTATGTCGGGCACGCGGAGACCGTCGTGGGCCTCGCCGGTGCGGTGGCCGGGCTGGCGGCGGGCTGGTGGATCCAGGGTGACAAGGGCACACTGCACCGGCACCGCTCCACCGGCCGT from Arthrobacter sp. PAMC25564 encodes:
- the atpD gene encoding F0F1 ATP synthase subunit beta, translated to MTATATEHVAATTGATGRIARVIGPVVDVEFPADAIPSIYHALTTEITLNGETKTITFEVALHLGDNVIRAISLQATDGLVRGSAVVDTGAPISVPVGDVVKGHIFNVLGQPLDVPESELQITERWPIHRKAPAFATLEGSTEMMETGIKVIDLLTPYIKGGKIGLFGGAGVGKTVLIQEMITRVARNFGGTSVFAGVGERTREGNDLWVEMEEAGVLKDTALVFGQMDEPPGTRLRVALSALTMAEYFRDVQNQDVLLFIDNIFRFTQAGSEVSTLLGRMPSAVGYQPNLADEMGLLQERITSTKGHSITSMQAIYVPADDYTDPAPATTFAHLDATTELSREIASRGLYPAVDPLTSTSRILDPQYIGNDHYNTAVRVKQILQKNKELQDIIAILGVDELSEEDKIVVSRARRIQQFLSQNTYTAKQFTGVEGSTVSIKDTVEGFTAICDGELDHIAEQAFFNVGGLDDVERQWAKIQEQTK
- a CDS encoding F0F1 ATP synthase subunit epsilon yields the protein MAELEVEIVAADHFVWSGAAKMVKARTSDGEIGILPGHSPLLAILAEGELAIEPVSGDRIAVVVDGGFFSVDNNRVVIVADNAQMGDAATAGIR
- a CDS encoding DUF2550 domain-containing protein; translated protein: MNDTGLPFIVLATLFALLVITLCLSGVRRFNLRRALGTVDASICTAGNSWQMGVCRYQDNALEWFRLASVSLRPKHTFRRSSLELLGRRKPTESELLKVQPDSVIVELRYEGQEVLLAMRFDAYTGLSSWLEAGPVIGVGTWR
- a CDS encoding alpha/beta hydrolase-fold protein, coding for MDFIEDIRLVDGPVLWIAWFAGAAGMAYLLWRSGRRHSVSASAVVLAAALMLSAALVAGIHLLLIYVLSVFPEELPWETLVWSVPAVSGLLLWLLRLHGIWGRKPFLASIPHAPRPVVHRLRSTAAATGALLGVVALSAVQINVYFGLNQTVSDLTGTAVARIQPLEAGLERPAGAPTAVGLAGWNAPGELPEGAVRRAEIPGTSSGFHSREAYLYLPPAYQSSPRPALPVLVLFSGQPGGPADWLSGGALRGRLDRFASAHNGVAPVVVVVDPNGSATGNTLCMDSRIAQADTFLARDVPAWINRTLDVDPDPRQWAVGGFSYGATCAVQMVTRHPEVYNAALAFSSEKEPALAKERDKTIQASFGGDTAAFERQTPLQLMKEHSFAGSAIYFGAGERDPEFIGYMDLLSAAARNSGFAVETRRIPNAGHSWETASKGLPGGLDFLAGRWGIQP